Part of the Hydrogenothermus marinus genome is shown below.
TAACAGAAAGTATCTATCTCAACTCCTAATTTATCTTCAAGTATTTTTTTAGAATCAAAAATCTCTTTTTTTAACTCTTCATCTGATAATTTTGTTAAATCAGGATGAGTTAATGTATGTGAACCTATTTTATAACCTTTACTTACTAAAAATCTTAAATCTTCCCAATCCATTATTTCTTTTTTTACATTTAATTTTTCATAATCCCACTCATTATATTTACCAACAAGTTTGGCAGGAACAAAAACATATCCTTTATAACCATATTTTTCAAGTAAAGGATAAGCATTTTCTATAAAATCCTTATAAGCATCATCAAAAGTTGGAATAACTGTTTTATCTTCTATTTTATCTATTTCTGAATATTTATATCCAATTAATTTTAAAAATTTAAGTTGTCTTTCAAACTGTGCAGGTGTTATATAAAGACTTTTTAATCTTGCATTTCTTGGTGGTTTTGCTATGTTGTGGTACATTAATACTTTGCATGTTGATTTATTATTCATCATTACTATTTATATATCTCCGTAATAGCAATATTTTTAGAGAATAGGAATATTTTATTGACAATTAAATATAAAAAATATAATCCCCTTCTTTTTTAAAGAAGGGGATAGGTTTAAGTGAAAATCAAACTATTTATGCATTTACAGGATAAACACTTACTACTTTTTTACCTTTTGAGGTTTCAAACTTAACTTTACCATCAACAAGTGCAAAAAGAGTATAGTCTTTTCCAAGTCCTACATTTTTTCCAGGATATATTTTAGTTCCTCTTTGTCTTACAAGAATATTTCCAGCTTTTACAACTTGTCCATCATATCTTTTAACACCAAGGCGTTTCGATCTACTATCACGACCATTACGGGTTGAACCACCACTTGCTTTTGATGCCATTATTTATGACCTCCTACTTAAGATATTTCAGTTATTTTTAATTCAGTAAATGGCTGTCTATGGCCATTCCATCTTTTATAATTTTTCTTTCTTTTAAATTTAAATACTATAACTTTTTTATGTTTTCCATGTTTTACAACTTCTGCTTTTACTTTTCCTTCTGTTTTTATATTTCCATTATCATCTCTAACTAATATAGCTGGAATTTCAACAGTTTCACCTTCATTAGCATTTAATTTTTCTACTCTTATTATAGATTCAGGTTCTACTCTATATTGCTTTCCACCAGTTTTTATAACAGCGTACATTAAAAACCTCCTATTTCTACTTTTAAATTGCAAAAAAATATTCTATCATAAATCAACACAAAATTTCTATATCAGTTTACTACTAAAATTTCCTCAACTCTTAGAGGTTTACTTAAATAAAATCCTTGTAGTAAGTCAGTTCCAAATTTAGAAAGTATTTCTACAGTTTTTTCATTTTCTACAAACTCTGCTAAGGATTTTATATTAAGAATCTGACACATATTAGTAATAACTTGAACGATTTTCTGAGTTTCTTCTTCTTTATCTAAATTTACTATTAAGGAACCATCTATTTTTAATATATCTATAAGTTCTTTACTAACCATATCTACTAAAGTTTTTAAAGAAGAATAGCCACTTCCAAAGTCATCTATTACGAATTTTACTTTATGAGTTTTATTAAGATTTTCTAAAATATCAAAGTTTTCAAGAGCTTGCTGTTCTGTAATTTCTATAAGAAGATTATCTTTTCCATAAATGTTAGTGAACTACTCCCCGCCCTTACGGACGGGGAGCTTCTGAGGGAGTTTGACAGCTTAACGCTGTCCTTGTCCCTCCTAGCAGGTTCACGCTGCCAACTACTCCTATCCCCTCATCAAGCAGGGATTCGGAGATACCTTTTAGTCTGTAAAGTCGTATCTTTACTACCTTCTTTAATCCTGTTTTATGGTAAATCCTTAAAAATCAATAAGTTTAAATAGCTTGTCTTCTGAAAGCAGTGATATATATAGATATTTAAGGGATATACTTTTAGTGGAGTATTATATTTAGGTGCTAATTAGAATGTAGGGTATAGGGTAAATTAAAGGGAGTGTCCACCAAAGTGTGTAAAAATAATTCAATAAATTTTAGGAGGTGGACACTATGGAAGAAAAAATTAACTTAATCAAACAAAGAATTAGAGATTTAGTTTAATAAACATTCCAAGAGTTATTATCTTTATAAATCCAATCAATGAAAGCTTCTAAACTTTCCTGATCAAGAGTTTCTCTAATAATTGCATTTATCTTTTTATGTAATTCCTAAATCCTATTACAATCTAAACCTTTAAACCTATATCAGCTACTTCTATATATTCTTATCTTTCCAGTTCAATTTATTCACTGGGTATTATCATTTTTTACTATACTTTCAACAAGATCTTTTATTGTCAGGATGAAAATACAGCAGAAAGACCATATAGTATTAAAATAACAAAGAATATTGCTAAGAAAAATGCGCTTTTAATTAAAAAAATTGTTGCGCTTATGAATATTATAAAAAAGCCTATGATAAATAATAAAAACCCTAAAAACCACATTATACTTCCACCTCATCCTTATTATCTTAGCTTTTTATTCCATACAGTTCAAATAAAACCCCTTTTAGTTTAGGTTAATAAAAAAATTTCTCTTGTCAAGTATTTTAACCTTTTTCATATGGCTAAAATACTTTTAAATAAAGTTAAAAAAAAATTTAGTATAAATCTAATCCAAATCTATCTTACATATTATTGATTTTCCACTTTTTGTACTTATGTAAGTCTTGTTCTACAAAATTTAAGCAAACAGCCATAACAGCTAAATCATCTAAATATCCAATTACAGGGATAAAATCTGGTATTACATCTATGGGGTTTAATACATAAAATAATGCCGCTATTATTGCCGCTATTGAAAACCAAGGAATTTTTCTATAACTTCCATTAAAATAATCCTTTATTAAAGAAAATAAAAGCTTTACATCATCTATATATCTTCCAAGAGGACCACCTGTTTCAAATTTTTTTCTAATTTCTTCTTGTTTCTGTAAAACTTTTTCTAAATCTTCTTCTGTAATGTTTTTAGCTCTTTCTAAAAGTTCTTTTTTTGCATCATCTTTTGAAAAATTTTTTACCATTTTAAAACCTTCATAAATTATTTTTTCATATTATATTAACTAATTTTTTCCTAAAATCTGACTATTATTTTTACTAAATATTAAACAACTGAATTTTTAGTATTTATTATTTCTATCATCCCAAAACCTTGTGAATTTTTAGCTCCTAAACCACTATCGTAAATAGCATTAAAAATTACTGGATCTATATTTATTTTAAACTTACCTTCTATACCTTTTATAAAGAAGTTTTTATACTTTAAAGGTACTTCTCTAAATTTTGATATTAGCTTTATATCAAACTCAAAATCATCTATATTCATACCTGTTAAAATGCTATATTTTTTCTTTATATTTTCTTTTATTAATTGCTTAAACTCTAAATCTGTAGGCCTATAATATTGAGTAAATTTCTTTCCATCTTTTGTTAAAGTTTTATAAACTGTTATTGGAGATAATGTTTTAATAATATTTGTTTCTTTTAAGTCTGGTTTTTTTAAAATTTGAATCTCTTCAAGAAATAATTTATTTTTTCCTAAATTTACTATATCTTTTTTTAAAAAGTTTTCTCCCCAATTTAAGCCAATATCTTCTATAGCTGATGAAATAAATATTGTAATAGGTGTTTTATAAAATATCTCTTCATCTTTAATAATAAATTTTTCTGTATATATTTTAGAAAATGTAAAAAGTTTAAACTTTCTACCATTAAAGAAAAAACCAGTATCATGAAGATATTTAGCTATAGAACTTGGAAGACTTTTATATAACATAGCCTGAATTATCTCATTATGATGGATAGGTAAAGATATAAAATTTTTTTCTGAGTTAAGTACAAGCTTTATTCTCATAATTAATTTCCCATAGAAAAAATTTTTTAATTATGTTGTATGTAGATTTTTATCTTAAATCTTTAATTGAAAAAAAGCAATAGTGAAAAATAAAAATTCAAATCTGCTTTCCTATCCAGATAGATTTTTAGAAGATCATACCTTATATGTAATGGATATAGCTTCTAAGTTTCTTGAAAGAGATTTAGCAAATGCTAAAGATGAGATTTTAAAGGATTTTATCAAAATTATTACCTTTTCCCATAATATTGTAAAATCTGCTAAACTCAATTTGACGAGAAAATTTTTTTAATATAAATTTTAAATGTAGTTAATATTTATGCTGGTTTCTTGGCAACAGAATATGAATAAAGAATAAAGGGTGTGTAGCCTACCTATAAGGAATTTAGATTCTAAAAAAATTGATTTTTGGTTAAAGAGTAAATTTTGATTTTTAATAAAGCTAAAAATATACTTTTAAAGCTTTGAATTTACTTAAAACTAAACACCGAAAAGATTTATACTGTCTTATAAATAAAGATTATATATAATTATGTTAACGAAGAAATAGTTAACATATAGTCAAATTTAGTTTAAAATAGAGTTAGTATATATTATTAAAGCTTGATTAAAATGGAGGGAAAAATGAAAAAATTTTCCGAATTTAAAACACAAGCAATATCAAAACTTAGCAATTGTAAAAAAATTCTTAATGAAGCAAAAGATCATATATCTGTAAATGATTATTTAGAAAAAATAGATAGGACAATTGAAGATTTAAAAGAAGAAAAATTAAAAGTTGTATTTTTTGGTGGCTTTTCAGATGGAAAAACTACTATTTTATCTGCTCTATTGAACAGAACAGATTTAAAAATATCTCCAGCACCAACAACAGATAAAATAGAAGAGTATAAATTTGAGGATTTTATAGTAATAGATACACCAGGACTTTTTTCTGAGCAAGAAGAACATGATGAAAAAACAAAACATTATATTTCTGAAGCTGACCTTATTATTTTTACAACTGATGCAGTAAATCCATTAAAAGAAAGTCAACATCCAACAATCAAATGGTTATTAAAAGATTTAGGAAAACTAAATCAAACTATATTTGTGATTAATAAACTAGACGAAACAGGAATAGATATAGAAAATAGAGAAGATTTTGATAAAATGTGTTCAACGAAAAAGGAAGTTGTTGTATCTACTTTAAATAATATTTTAGAAGAAGAAAGAGATGATTATTTAACTGTATGTTTAATTGCTGATCCTTGGGGAATGGGCATTAAACACTGGTTAAACAATAGAGAAGAGTATGAAAGGTTATCAAATATAAAGCAGTTAGAAGAAATTATTGATTCTGTAATAAAAAGTAGAAAATATGACTTGATTCAAGAAAAAGTTAATTCTGTTTTACAAGATATTATATTAAATACCCAAGATAACTTATCAGAGTTAATAGAAGTATTTCAAGAAAGATTAGCGGACTTAGAAATAAAAAAGAAAGAATTAGAAAGTGAGTTAAATGGAATTAACTCTCAATTAGTAAAAGCAAGCAATAGAATTAAAAATAGATTAGACAGTTTAAGAAGAGATTTAATTTCTTCAGTTGCTTCTGCATCTAATATAGATGAACTAAAGCAATTTATCCAGACTGAGATAGGAAATCCTAAGGAAGCAGAAGCATTAAAATCACAGATAGAACAGATATATAATGAAGAATTAGAAGATTTCCATAATTATTTATTTAATGTTCAAAAAATATTAGAGGAAATAGCTCTTGCATATGAAGAAATAGATGATTTAATTTTAAATGTAGCTCAAAAGTTATCTTCTACAAGTCCAGCATTAAAAGGTTTGTTAACTAATACATCAGAAACTTTAATAAAATCAACCATTTTTAAAACAAGAAAAATCTTTTCAATTCCAATAAAATTTAAACCATGGGGAGCTAATAAATTAGCAACAAACATTTCTACAATAGCAAGAATAGGAGGAGTGATTTTAGATGTTGCAGTAGCAGCAGGGAAAATATATAGTGATATTAAATTTAATAATAAAAAAGAAGAATTAAAAAATAATATAAATTCCCTTTTTGGAGAACTAATAAAAAATACAAATCCAGAAGTATTGAAAGAAATTTTTCCTGTAGTTGCTGAATATGAAAAAGAAGGAAAAATAGTACTAAAGCAGTATGAAGAAACAAAGGAAAATTTAGAAAAGTTAAAAAAACTGAATAATGTTTTAACTAAATGCAAAGCTAATTAACATGCAAAGTTTAAGGCAAGAAATAAAATTTTTAGTTAATAGATTTATACGAGCTTCAGAAAAAGCCAAGCAAATTTCTTTTGAAGGTGTTGAAACTGAAAAAATAGATAATCTGAGAGATGCTATAACAAAAGAAGTTGAAAATTTAATTAATAACTTAAAAAGATTTCAAAATTTAGAGTGGGATACATTAAATATTGCATTTTTTGGCGAAACTAATGCAGGTAAAAGTACATTAATAGAAGCCCTAATTAAAGGTGATGGTAGAACTGTAGGAACAGGAGTAAAAGATTTTACTACAGAAATAAAAAATTATTCTTTTGGTGAAAAAATTAAATTATTAGATATGCCTGGAATTGAAGGAGATGAAAAAAAGGTTAAAAATGAAATATGGAAAGCAGTTAATAAAGCTCATATTATATTTTATATATTTCCACATACAAAAGAACCAGAAAGGGAAACTTTAAAGAAAATTAGAAAGTATTTAAATAAAAATGCTTATGTATATGGATTAATAAATATTAGAGGTAATTTACCTAAGCAAGCATTAGAAAAGATTCTTAATGAAAATATTAAAATTGTAAAAGAAAATTCTGAAAGACATCTTAAAGAATATCTTAAAGATGCTTTTAAAGATATTTTTATTGTTCATACATTATATGCTTTTTTTTCAAGAGCAAGACAGATACCAGATAACTTAAAAAATAGTTATGAAAAAGCTTTAAATATTTATCAATCAAAAGAAGAATTAGAAGAATTATCAAAAATAAAGCAGATAGAAGAGATTGTAAAAAAAGAAAATCAAAAAAAAGAGATAATAATACCTTGGGATAATACAAAAAAGATATTAAAATCTCAAGAACAAGTTATAAGTCAAATTTTATATTTTAAAAAGGATATGGATAAAGCAATTAAAGATTTTAAAGATCATTTATATGCTACTAAAGAAAAATTAAAAAAAGAAAAAGAGTTATTAAAAAGCAATATTAACAGAGTTATAAATGTAGAATTATCAAAATTTGAAAGTGAATTGATAGAATTTTTATATACAGCAATAGATGAAGAATATGAAAAATCCTTTATCCAAAATAAAATTAAATCTATGCAAGATGATTTTATAAAAAAAGTTAATGAAGAAATAAAAAAAGAAATTAAAAGTTATTCTGATAATATTAATAAAAGTATAGAGTTATCTTTAGAAAAAATTAGGAAGTTAAAAAAATCTTTAGAATTCTTCTTTAAAAAGCAAACGAGATATAAAGGTATTGATGGAAACTTTTATATTAATTTAAATATGGAAAAAATATTAAATGAGCTTGAATTAAAAGGTGAAGAAATAATTTCAGAATTTGGTAGTATTGCGACAAAATTTATAGCAATGCGTCTTACAGCATCTCTTAGTCCTATTTTAGGAATAGTAAATGGAATTATTTTTTCCATAGAAAAAATATGGGATTGGTTTGTCAGTAGACCAGAAAAGAAAAGATCAAAAGCAAGAAACCAAGCAAAAAAAGAAGTGAAAAAAACAGTTAAGAATTTGCAAAGGAAAATTTCTTTTGAAATTAAAAAAGTAATAAAAGAAAAAGAAGAAGAAATTAGACAAGTTTTTAGAGAATTTGATAAAGTTAAATATGATTTTAAAAAACTTTTAGACTTTTTACAAATAATTATAAATGATTTAAAGGATATTAATTACCAAACTTCAGAAACTTTCTTAAAATTTTTAGATGAAAATATAAAATTTGGATTTATACAGGTTTCTTTGAAAGAAGGTGTAAGTGTAATAGCAGTTTGTAATCCTTGTAATGCTTTATTGGAAAAATTAGAAATGCTTGGAATTAAAAAAGAAAATATTTTTATATTCTACTCTCTTTTAGAAATGAAAAACTACATAGATTTAAATAAGGAAAAATCAGAACTTTTTAAAAGAGTTGCTGATATTAAACTATATTAATTATCTTCTTCATCTGGATTAACAAAAAGCCTAAAAATTATAAGCCCTATAACAAAATAAAAAATACCTATACCAATCATATCTTCTGTGCTTACATTTCCACCGAGAAGATAATCTACTGTAAAGAAAGTTAATATAACAACAAAAATAGCTAACATAAAAAGATATTTAAGAATAACAAAAACACCGATAATCCCTAAAATTACCAAAAAGCCTATTATAAAAAAGATAATTAAACAACCAAGCTTTAGCAAAATCCTCTCTCTTTATTTTATATTTTGTATTCTTGCTTTTAAATCTTTTTTATTTAAGCTTAAATTTTTTAAAATATTTTCTGCTTCTTCTAAGTATTTTCCTAGTTTATCTATTGAAGTTTTTAATTCAGAATCACTAGAATTTTTTCCTATAAAACCATGATTTGCTTTATTTCTTAAATCTTTAACTTTATCAATTAATTTAACAAGGTCTGTTGGTAAAGCTTCAGGTTCTTCATTTAAAATTTTATTTAAAGCTTCTTCTCTAATATCTTTATTTGTATAATCTTCTCCAATTTCTTCTAAAATATATGTAAGTAATGTTTCTCTAAGAGTTGTTAGAGATTGTGAATATCTATTTTTTTCAAAATATATTCTTGAAAGTTCAAGTTGTTTTTGCCATTCTTTTTGGATATTTTTAAAAATCTGTGATGCTTCTTCTATATCATCTATTAAAAAATCAATAGCTTTTACATTTGATGGAATACTTTCTAAGTTTTTAGAAACTTCTGTAATATCATTTAGAGATTTAATATAAAAATCAATAGCTGTAAATCCAAAAGCTTTTGATGATTTGTCTAAAACTTTTGGAAGTTTTCCTAATGCTTGATAATTTCTCTTTTCTTCATTTGGAATTTCTTTATATTTTGTTTCTATTAGTGATGCAAGTTTTCTACTATCTCCATATTCTTTATAAACAGTATAACCTTCAATCCATTTATTCATTTCCAGTATCGGAAGTAAATCAACAATAGGGTTTATTTCTTCTTCTTTGTCATAAATACCATAATAAGCACCTTTTATTTTTGCACTTTTTACTTTTTCAAAGAAGTTCATAACAATAGATACAAAAAAAGCTATGGAACGAAATCCATGAGTTAAATCTAAATATACTTCTTTATCTTCAACATCTAAATTAGCTAATGTTTCAAATATTTGCCAAAATTCTTCTTTATTTGTTCCAAAAGGTATAACTACCTTTTCATAATTTCCAATTTCTTTATCTGCCAATTCCCATTTTGATTTATTTGTTCCAATTATATATATCTTATCAGGATTTATTGCTTTTTTTAATATAGATAAAACATAATTTGTTTTTTCTTGAATATCTTTAAATTTATAAGTAGCTTCTTTATAGTTTCCTTCTCCTAAGACAGATATTAGTATTTTCATTTTTCCCTCCATTTTAAAACTTAAAACGATGTTATGTTGATTTTTATAAAGAGTCTTTCCAATTTCTATATTTATCTAAATCTTTTTTTATATATTTTATACAAGTTAATGCTACTGTAATATCATCTGTATATCCTACTATAGGTATAAAATCTGGTATTAAGTCAATTGGAGACAGAAAATATATTAATGCAACTACAATTGCTGCTATAGTATTCCATGGAACTTCTTTATAATTTCCGCTAACATAATCTACTACTATTTCTAACATTGTTTTCATATCTTCTATTAATTGCTCTACATTTCCAACTTGTGATGCTATTGCTCCAACTTTAAATCCAGAAGTTGACAATTTAGACAAAATATCATCCTTGTTATCTACAATTTTCTTTACGTCGCTTTCTGTTATATTTTCTATCATTTCTAAAATTTTCTTTTGAGCTTCTTCCATGGAAAAATCTTTTGCCATTTAAAACCCTCCATAAATTATTTTTTTTATATTATATTAACTAATTTTTTCCTAAAATCTGACTATTTTATAAATTCATCTATTTGTTCTTTTATTATGTTTTTTATTAAATCATTAATCTGTTTTTGAAATTCTTTGTCTTCTTCTATTAATTTTATAGATTTGTTTAAGATATTATTTATTGTTTCTTTTATGTTTTCATCATTTTTATCTAAGTATTCAACAACCGAATTTTTGGCATCTATTGCAAGTTTAGCAACTTCTTTATCATCTAAGGATTTTAGATTTTCTAAAGTTATTTCAAATAGTTTTTGAGATAATGCTTTTTTTGTTTCGGGTGTTAGATTTTTAAGTAAAAGATTTAAAAAGTCTGTTTTATTTATGTAATCTTCAATTTTTGGTTTTGCTAATTTTAGGATTTTAAATCCTTGTTCAAGAAAAAAATCTTTCATTTAAACCTCTTTTAATGATTGATTATTTACTAATTATAAACTACAAAAACTTAAAAAATCTGACTTGGTTTTTAATTCTAATTAAAGTAAATTCAAAGCTTTAAAGTATATTTTCAGCTTTATTAAAAATCAAAACCTACTCTTTAATATGAATTTTTATAAAGTTTCAATTCCTTATAGGTAGGCTACAAACATTTGGAGATTTTGCTGAAATGCTTATATTTGATGACAGTTTCAATTCCTTATAGGTAGGCTACAAACGCATTCAGAAGATGAATGCCCACAAGAATATGAGTGTTTCAATTCCTTATAGGTAGGCTACAAACTTGTATATTCTT
Proteins encoded:
- a CDS encoding LeoA/HP0731 family dynamin-like GTPase, whose amino-acid sequence is MKKFSEFKTQAISKLSNCKKILNEAKDHISVNDYLEKIDRTIEDLKEEKLKVVFFGGFSDGKTTILSALLNRTDLKISPAPTTDKIEEYKFEDFIVIDTPGLFSEQEEHDEKTKHYISEADLIIFTTDAVNPLKESQHPTIKWLLKDLGKLNQTIFVINKLDETGIDIENREDFDKMCSTKKEVVVSTLNNILEEERDDYLTVCLIADPWGMGIKHWLNNREEYERLSNIKQLEEIIDSVIKSRKYDLIQEKVNSVLQDIILNTQDNLSELIEVFQERLADLEIKKKELESELNGINSQLVKASNRIKNRLDSLRRDLISSVASASNIDELKQFIQTEIGNPKEAEALKSQIEQIYNEELEDFHNYLFNVQKILEEIALAYEEIDDLILNVAQKLSSTSPALKGLLTNTSETLIKSTIFKTRKIFSIPIKFKPWGANKLATNISTIARIGGVILDVAVAAGKIYSDIKFNNKKEELKNNINSLFGELIKNTNPEVLKEIFPVVAEYEKEGKIVLKQYEETKENLEKLKKLNNVLTKCKAN
- the csx2 gene encoding TIGR02221 family CRISPR-associated protein yields the protein MKILISVLGEGNYKEATYKFKDIQEKTNYVLSILKKAINPDKIYIIGTNKSKWELADKEIGNYEKVVIPFGTNKEEFWQIFETLANLDVEDKEVYLDLTHGFRSIAFFVSIVMNFFEKVKSAKIKGAYYGIYDKEEEINPIVDLLPILEMNKWIEGYTVYKEYGDSRKLASLIETKYKEIPNEEKRNYQALGKLPKVLDKSSKAFGFTAIDFYIKSLNDITEVSKNLESIPSNVKAIDFLIDDIEEASQIFKNIQKEWQKQLELSRIYFEKNRYSQSLTTLRETLLTYILEEIGEDYTNKDIREEALNKILNEEPEALPTDLVKLIDKVKDLRNKANHGFIGKNSSDSELKTSIDKLGKYLEEAENILKNLSLNKKDLKARIQNIK
- a CDS encoding YkvA family protein yields the protein MVKNFSKDDAKKELLERAKNITEEDLEKVLQKQEEIRKKFETGGPLGRYIDDVKLLFSLIKDYFNGSYRKIPWFSIAAIIAALFYVLNPIDVIPDFIPVIGYLDDLAVMAVCLNFVEQDLHKYKKWKINNM
- a CDS encoding polysaccharide deacetylase family protein, whose protein sequence is MMNNKSTCKVLMYHNIAKPPRNARLKSLYITPAQFERQLKFLKLIGYKYSEIDKIEDKTVIPTFDDAYKDFIENAYPLLEKYGYKGYVFVPAKLVGKYNEWDYEKLNVKKEIMDWEDLRFLVSKGYKIGSHTLTHPDLTKLSDEELKKEIFDSKKILEDKLGVEIDTFCYPYGYYNDKVTEMVKKAGYKYAFLVEEKRCSLDKPYEIGRINVAGNRVFVFLSFLEKFLRF
- the rplU gene encoding 50S ribosomal protein L21; the encoded protein is MYAVIKTGGKQYRVEPESIIRVEKLNANEGETVEIPAILVRDDNGNIKTEGKVKAEVVKHGKHKKVIVFKFKRKKNYKRWNGHRQPFTELKITEIS
- the rpmA gene encoding 50S ribosomal protein L27, with translation MASKASGGSTRNGRDSRSKRLGVKRYDGQVVKAGNILVRQRGTKIYPGKNVGLGKDYTLFALVDGKVKFETSKGKKVVSVYPVNA
- a CDS encoding GTPase, giving the protein MQSLRQEIKFLVNRFIRASEKAKQISFEGVETEKIDNLRDAITKEVENLINNLKRFQNLEWDTLNIAFFGETNAGKSTLIEALIKGDGRTVGTGVKDFTTEIKNYSFGEKIKLLDMPGIEGDEKKVKNEIWKAVNKAHIIFYIFPHTKEPERETLKKIRKYLNKNAYVYGLINIRGNLPKQALEKILNENIKIVKENSERHLKEYLKDAFKDIFIVHTLYAFFSRARQIPDNLKNSYEKALNIYQSKEELEELSKIKQIEEIVKKENQKKEIIIPWDNTKKILKSQEQVISQILYFKKDMDKAIKDFKDHLYATKEKLKKEKELLKSNINRVINVELSKFESELIEFLYTAIDEEYEKSFIQNKIKSMQDDFIKKVNEEIKKEIKSYSDNINKSIELSLEKIRKLKKSLEFFFKKQTRYKGIDGNFYINLNMEKILNELELKGEEIISEFGSIATKFIAMRLTASLSPILGIVNGIIFSIEKIWDWFVSRPEKKRSKARNQAKKEVKKTVKNLQRKISFEIKKVIKEKEEEIRQVFREFDKVKYDFKKLLDFLQIIINDLKDINYQTSETFLKFLDENIKFGFIQVSLKEGVSVIAVCNPCNALLEKLEMLGIKKENIFIFYSLLEMKNYIDLNKEKSELFKRVADIKLY
- a CDS encoding YkvA family protein, coding for MAKDFSMEEAQKKILEMIENITESDVKKIVDNKDDILSKLSTSGFKVGAIASQVGNVEQLIEDMKTMLEIVVDYVSGNYKEVPWNTIAAIVVALIYFLSPIDLIPDFIPIVGYTDDITVALTCIKYIKKDLDKYRNWKDSL
- the cas6 gene encoding CRISPR-associated endoribonuclease Cas6; the protein is MRIKLVLNSEKNFISLPIHHNEIIQAMLYKSLPSSIAKYLHDTGFFFNGRKFKLFTFSKIYTEKFIIKDEEIFYKTPITIFISSAIEDIGLNWGENFLKKDIVNLGKNKLFLEEIQILKKPDLKETNIIKTLSPITVYKTLTKDGKKFTQYYRPTDLEFKQLIKENIKKKYSILTGMNIDDFEFDIKLISKFREVPLKYKNFFIKGIEGKFKINIDPVIFNAIYDSGLGAKNSQGFGMIEIINTKNSVV
- a CDS encoding EAL domain-containing protein, whose product is MYGKDNLLIEITEQQALENFDILENLNKTHKVKFVIDDFGSGYSSLKTLVDMVSKELIDILKIDGSLIVNLDKEEETQKIVQVITNMCQILNIKSLAEFVENEKTVEILSKFGTDLLQGFYLSKPLRVEEILVVN